From the genome of Streptacidiphilus rugosus AM-16, one region includes:
- a CDS encoding carboxylate-amine ligase: MVTVGVEEEYLLLDSATGLPTAECPRVQAVASALPSVRDGEVTPELLQAQIEIATPVCKTLEQVATELRRLRAAVRAAAAAVGCRVAATGAAPARGGTCTPVSEGERYARMRDRERRLVDEQLITGMHVHVGVPDRAAAVAVVTRLRPWLPVLAAMGANSPLWDGADTGYASWRTLLFGRWPVSGPPPAFTSEADYEDRVHALLRARLITDRGQLYWHARPSERYPTVEVRVLDVQPGPADAVLYAGLVRALVLRALADGREGVPLPQVSGELLAANTWWAARHGLSGSLCDPRDGRQRPAATVVAALVERTEHELARLGDLSVVEAGVDRLLLLGTPAQRQLQAYRAGGVPGVLDLITQDW, encoded by the coding sequence ATGGTGACCGTTGGCGTCGAGGAGGAGTACCTGCTGCTCGATTCCGCGACCGGCCTGCCGACGGCGGAGTGTCCGCGCGTGCAGGCTGTCGCCTCCGCCTTGCCCTCCGTCCGCGACGGGGAGGTGACGCCCGAGCTGCTGCAGGCCCAGATCGAGATCGCCACGCCGGTCTGCAAGACGCTGGAGCAGGTCGCGACGGAGCTGCGCCGCCTGCGGGCCGCGGTCCGGGCGGCCGCGGCCGCCGTCGGCTGCCGCGTCGCCGCGACCGGCGCGGCGCCCGCACGCGGCGGGACGTGCACGCCGGTGTCCGAGGGGGAACGCTACGCCCGGATGCGGGACAGGGAGCGCAGGCTGGTCGACGAGCAGTTGATCACCGGCATGCACGTGCACGTCGGCGTCCCCGACCGGGCGGCGGCGGTGGCCGTGGTGACCAGGCTGCGGCCCTGGCTGCCGGTGCTGGCCGCGATGGGCGCCAACTCGCCGCTCTGGGACGGAGCCGATACCGGCTACGCCAGCTGGCGGACCCTGCTCTTCGGCCGCTGGCCGGTCAGCGGTCCCCCGCCCGCGTTCACGTCCGAGGCGGACTACGAGGACCGGGTCCATGCGCTGCTCCGGGCCCGGCTGATCACCGATCGCGGACAGCTCTACTGGCACGCGCGTCCGTCCGAGCGCTACCCGACCGTCGAGGTGCGCGTGCTCGACGTGCAACCGGGGCCGGCCGACGCCGTCCTCTACGCGGGCCTGGTCAGGGCCCTGGTGCTGCGGGCGCTCGCGGACGGGCGGGAGGGCGTCCCGCTGCCGCAGGTCAGCGGCGAGCTTCTGGCGGCGAACACCTGGTGGGCCGCCCGCCACGGACTGTCCGGCTCGCTCTGCGACCCGAGGGACGGCCGGCAGCGGCCCGCCGCGACCGTGGTGGCCGCGCTCGTCGAACGGACCGAGCACGAGCTCGCCCGCCTCGGCGACCTCTCGGTCGTCGAGGCGGGCGTGGACCGGCTGCTGCTCCTGGGGACCCCGGCGCAGCGTCAGCTGCAGGCGTACCGGGCGGGTGGTGTGCCCGGCGTGCTGGACCTGATCACCCAGGACTGGTGA
- a CDS encoding FAD-binding and (Fe-S)-binding domain-containing protein, which produces MAEELDLAGLERALRDEVDGEVRFDAGSRGAYATDGSNYRQVPLGVVVPRHVEAGVDALAVCSRFAAPVLSRGGGTSLGGQCTNAAVVVDWTKHCDHLLSVDPQARTCVVEPGIVLDALNRQLSEHGLMFGPKPSTHSHCALGGMIGNNSCGASAQAYGKTADNVHRLEILTYEGVRCWVGPTGEDEYRRILAEGGPRARLYQGLHELAARHLAEIRRGYPKIPRRVSGYNLDELLPENGFDLARALVGSEGTLATVLHAELRLVPVPAADAMLILGFDDICAAADAVPDLLAHSRPAQLEAVDGRMAQLMREEHAHLDSLAQLPEGDSWLLLQFTGDTKEEADAQAHALLRALGRSEKDATVALSDDPAREQEMLKTREAGLGVTARPPDGRETWEGWEDSAVPPERLGDYLRDLERLFTAYGYQQASLYGHFGQGCVHTRIPFGLTDARGIRDFRRFLEDAADLVASYGGSLSGEHGDGQARGELLPRMFGQPLVDAMGEMKHLFDPGDRMNPGKVVHPHRVDEDLRLGAQWRPEPLETHFAYPDDDHQFTRAVMRCVGIGNCRTHEGGVMCPSYRATREEEHSTRGRARLLFEMLGGHADSAVKDGWRSTEVHDALDLCLACKGCKSDCPVGVDMATYKAEFLAHHYEGRLRPPAHYALGWLPLWARLARVAPGLANAALHAPLLAGAGKRLAGVAPDREAPLFAARNLQEWWRESGRATPDPRDPRTVLLWPDTFTNHFHPHIGQAAVRVLEDAGFRVALPETTVCCGLTWISTGQLATAKRILRRTAETLRPWLEAGTPIVALEPSCAAVFRSDAPDLLPADRDIARLTGQLRTLAEQLVHHAPEDWSPPRLTRAATVQTHCHQHAVLGFDADRELMRRAGIDAEVLDAGCCGLAGNFGFERGHHELSLKIAEGGLLPAVRATAPSAFVLADGFSCRTQIDQAGTGRQAVHLAEALALGLDGPAPGDHPEKAAGRPAEHAGPACALTAAAAGGLLGAAALTTRAASRRASRRKRS; this is translated from the coding sequence ATGGCCGAGGAGCTGGACCTGGCGGGGCTGGAGCGGGCGCTGCGGGACGAGGTGGACGGCGAGGTCCGCTTCGACGCGGGCAGCCGCGGGGCGTACGCCACCGACGGTTCGAACTACCGGCAGGTCCCGCTCGGCGTCGTGGTGCCCCGCCACGTCGAGGCGGGGGTGGACGCGCTGGCGGTCTGCTCCCGCTTCGCCGCGCCGGTGCTGTCGCGCGGCGGCGGCACGAGCCTGGGCGGACAGTGCACCAACGCAGCGGTGGTCGTCGACTGGACCAAGCACTGCGACCACCTGCTCTCCGTCGACCCTCAGGCGCGGACCTGCGTCGTCGAGCCCGGCATCGTGCTGGACGCGTTGAACCGACAACTGTCCGAGCACGGGCTGATGTTCGGTCCCAAGCCGTCCACGCACAGCCACTGCGCGCTGGGCGGGATGATCGGCAACAACTCCTGCGGCGCCTCGGCCCAGGCCTACGGCAAGACCGCCGACAACGTGCACCGGCTGGAGATCCTCACCTACGAAGGGGTGCGCTGCTGGGTCGGCCCCACCGGCGAGGACGAGTACCGGCGGATCCTGGCCGAGGGCGGGCCCCGCGCCCGCCTGTACCAGGGACTGCACGAGCTCGCCGCCCGACACCTGGCCGAGATCCGGCGCGGGTACCCGAAGATCCCGCGCCGCGTCTCCGGCTACAACCTGGACGAGCTGCTGCCGGAGAACGGCTTCGACCTGGCCCGCGCGCTGGTCGGCAGCGAGGGCACCCTCGCCACCGTGCTGCACGCCGAGCTCCGGCTCGTCCCGGTCCCGGCCGCGGACGCGATGCTGATCCTCGGCTTCGACGACATCTGCGCCGCCGCCGACGCCGTCCCCGACCTGCTCGCCCACTCCCGACCCGCCCAACTGGAGGCCGTGGACGGGCGGATGGCTCAGCTCATGCGCGAGGAGCACGCCCACCTCGACTCGCTGGCCCAGCTCCCCGAGGGCGACAGCTGGCTGCTGCTGCAGTTCACCGGAGACACCAAGGAGGAGGCCGACGCGCAGGCCCACGCCCTGCTGCGCGCCCTGGGCCGGTCGGAGAAGGACGCCACCGTCGCGCTCTCCGACGACCCGGCCCGCGAACAGGAGATGCTGAAGACCCGTGAGGCCGGACTCGGCGTCACCGCCCGTCCGCCCGACGGGCGGGAGACCTGGGAGGGCTGGGAGGACTCCGCCGTCCCGCCCGAGCGCCTCGGCGACTACCTGCGCGACCTGGAGCGGCTGTTCACCGCCTACGGCTACCAGCAGGCCTCGCTCTACGGCCACTTCGGGCAGGGCTGCGTGCACACCAGGATCCCCTTCGGGCTCACCGACGCCCGGGGGATCAGGGACTTCCGGCGCTTCCTGGAGGACGCGGCCGATCTGGTCGCCTCCTACGGCGGTTCGCTCTCCGGCGAGCACGGCGACGGCCAGGCCCGCGGGGAGCTGCTGCCGCGGATGTTCGGGCAGCCGCTGGTGGACGCCATGGGCGAGATGAAGCACCTGTTCGACCCCGGCGACCGGATGAACCCCGGCAAGGTGGTCCACCCGCACCGCGTCGACGAGGACCTGCGGCTCGGGGCGCAGTGGCGGCCGGAGCCGCTGGAGACCCACTTCGCCTACCCGGACGACGACCACCAGTTCACCCGGGCGGTGATGCGCTGCGTCGGCATCGGCAACTGTCGCACCCACGAGGGCGGCGTGATGTGCCCGTCCTACCGGGCCACCCGCGAGGAGGAGCACTCGACCAGGGGCCGGGCCCGGCTGCTCTTCGAGATGCTCGGCGGGCACGCCGACTCGGCGGTCAAGGACGGCTGGCGCTCCACCGAGGTGCACGACGCGCTGGACCTCTGCCTGGCCTGCAAGGGCTGCAAGTCCGACTGCCCGGTCGGCGTCGACATGGCCACCTACAAGGCCGAGTTCCTCGCCCACCACTACGAGGGCCGGCTGCGTCCGCCCGCGCACTACGCGCTCGGTTGGCTGCCGCTGTGGGCACGGCTCGCCCGCGTCGCACCCGGGCTCGCCAACGCGGCCCTGCATGCCCCGCTGCTCGCCGGTGCGGGCAAGCGGCTCGCGGGCGTCGCCCCGGACCGGGAGGCCCCGCTGTTCGCCGCGCGGAACCTGCAGGAGTGGTGGCGGGAGAGCGGGCGCGCGACCCCGGACCCGCGGGACCCGCGCACCGTGCTGCTGTGGCCGGACACCTTCACCAACCACTTCCATCCGCACATCGGGCAGGCCGCGGTCCGGGTGCTGGAGGACGCCGGATTCCGGGTCGCGCTCCCCGAGACCACCGTGTGCTGCGGCCTGACCTGGATCTCGACCGGCCAACTCGCCACCGCCAAACGGATTCTGCGCCGCACCGCGGAGACCCTGCGGCCCTGGCTGGAGGCCGGCACCCCGATCGTCGCCCTGGAGCCCTCCTGCGCCGCCGTCTTCCGCTCCGACGCCCCCGACCTGCTGCCCGCCGACCGCGACATCGCCCGGCTGACCGGACAACTGCGCACGCTGGCCGAGCAACTGGTGCACCACGCGCCCGAGGACTGGAGTCCGCCGCGGCTGACCCGCGCCGCCACCGTGCAGACCCACTGCCACCAGCACGCGGTGCTCGGCTTCGACGCCGACCGGGAGCTGATGCGCCGGGCCGGGATCGACGCCGAGGTGCTGGACGCCGGCTGCTGCGGCCTGGCGGGCAACTTCGGCTTCGAGAGGGGCCACCACGAGCTGTCGCTGAAGATCGCCGAGGGCGGGCTGCTGCCCGCGGTTCGCGCCACCGCGCCCAGCGCGTTCGTCCTGGCCGACGGCTTCAGCTGCCGCACCCAGATCGACCAGGCCGGCACCGGCCGTCAGGCCGTGCACCTGGCCGAGGCCCTCGCCCTCGGCCTGGACGGCCCCGCTCCCGGTGACCACCCGGAGAAGGCCGCCGGCCGTCCGGCCGAACACGCCGGTCCGGCCTGCGCGTTGACCGCCGCGGCGGCGGGCGGACTGCTCGGGGCCGCCGCGCTCACCACGCGCGCCGCGTCGCGCCGAGCATCGAGGAGGAAGCGCTCATGA
- a CDS encoding STAS domain-containing protein, whose protein sequence is MSGSTLTVEIAGEADHFSVAPLRPILTRAAEGGCTRLVLDTSRIRFADSGLLSVLALWQGAGRRLVLRRPSPSVQRLVRVMAAADRADRRVGGPLCASRPTSA, encoded by the coding sequence GTGAGCGGATCGACCCTCACCGTCGAGATCGCCGGAGAGGCCGACCACTTCAGCGTCGCGCCGCTGCGTCCGATACTGACCCGCGCGGCCGAGGGCGGCTGCACCCGGCTCGTCCTGGACACGTCCCGGATCCGGTTCGCCGACTCCGGCCTGCTGTCGGTCCTGGCCCTGTGGCAGGGAGCGGGACGGCGACTCGTACTGCGGCGGCCGTCGCCGTCCGTGCAGCGCCTGGTCCGGGTGATGGCCGCCGCGGACCGTGCGGATCGACGCGTCGGCGGCCCGCTGTGCGCATCCCGGCCAACGAGCGCCTGA